A genomic window from Cucumis melo cultivar AY chromosome 8, USDA_Cmelo_AY_1.0, whole genome shotgun sequence includes:
- the LOC103484537 gene encoding coatomer subunit delta-like, which translates to MVVLAASIVSKSGKVLVSRQFVDMSRIRIEGLLAAFPKLVGTGKQHTYVETENVRYVYHPIEALYLLLVTNKQSNILEDLDTLRLLSKLVPEYSLSMDEEGICKTAFDLIFAFDEVISLGHKENVTVAQVKQYCEMESHEEKLHKLVLQSKINETKDVMKRKASEIDKSKIEKNRGDKGGFMSLQSMGSGKIDNGLGDMGISSGGGGGFGSSSGFGLGADVESFSSKPKGRPPSSATAPPKGLGMQLGKSQRTNQFLESLKAEGEVIVEDVQPSVGPSKSAAPPPTDPVTLSVEEKLNVSLKRDGGVSNFDLQGTLSLQILNQEDAHIQVQIETGGNPGILFKTHPNMNKELFSNENILGLKDPNRPFPTGQGSEAGVGLLKWRMQSTDESMVPLTINCWPSVSGNETYVSIEYEASSMFDLRNVVISVPLPALREAPSVRQIDGEWRFDSRNSVLEWSIVLIDNSNRSGSMEFVVPPADSSVFFPISVRFSAATTFSDLKVVNILPLRGGAPPKYAQRTQLIAENYQVV; encoded by the exons ATG GTTGTTCTTGCTGCATCCATTGTTAGCAAGTCTGGGAAAG TTCTTGTTTCCAGACAGTTCGTTGATATGTCTAGAATCAGAATTGAGGGCCTTCTTGCTGCTTTCCCAAAGTTGGTCGGAACTGGAAAACAGCATACATATGTGGAGACTGAAAATGTTCGCTATGTTTACCATCCAATAGAAGCTCTGTACTTGCTTCTTGTTACAAATAAACAGAGCAACATCCTTGAAGATTTGGACACCTTAAGGCTCCTTTCTAAGCTT GTGCCTGAATATTCACTCTCTATGGATGAAGAGGGAATCTGCAAGACagcttttgatttgatttttgcTTTTGATGAAGTTATTTCTCTTGGGCACAAGGAAAACGTGACTGTTGCCCAGGTTAAGCAGTACTGTGAGATGGAGAGCCACGAAGAGAAGTTGCACAAGTTGGTATTGCAGAGCAAGATCAATGAAACTAAGGATGTCATGAAGCGGAAGGCAAGTGAGATTGACAAAAGCAAG ATTGAAAAGAATAGGGGTGACAAAGGAGGCTTTATGTCTTTACAGTCTATGGGATCGGGAAAGATTGATAATGGACTCGGTGACATGGGGATATCATCAGGTGGTGGAGGTGGTTTTGGTAGCAGTTCTGGTTTTGGATTGGGTGCAGATGTGGAGTCCTTTTCTAGCAAGCCTAAAG GCCGTCCACCTTCTTCTGCTACTGCTCCCCCTAAAGGCCTTGGCATGCAGCTTGGTAAATCCCAAAGGACAAATCAATTCTTGGAATCTTTGAAGGCAGAAGGTGAAGTAATAGTTGAAGATGTACAGCCAAGTGTTGGTCCGTCTAAATCAGCTGCCCCACCCCCAACCGATCCTGTTACTCTATCTGTTGAGGAGAAACTCAATGTGTCCCTGAAACGAGATGGTGGAGTTAGTAACTTTGACCTTCAGGGAACATTGTCCCTTCAAATTCTCAACCAAGAAGATGCCCACATTCAAGTTCAG ATTGAGACTGGTGGAAACCCTGGCATCCTTTTCAAAACTCATCCTAACATGAACAAAGAGTTATTTTCCAATGAAAACATTCTAGGCCTGAAGGATCCTAACAGACCATTTCCTACGGGTCAAGGCAGTGAGGCTGGAGTTGGTCTCTTGAAGTGGAGAATGCAAAGCACTGATGAATCAATGGTACCATTAACAA TCAACTGCTGGCCCTCTGTTTCTGGAAATGAAACCTATGTTAGCATTGAATATGAGGCTTCGTCAATGTTTGACCTGCGGAATGTCGTCATCTCAGTGCCTCTTCCTGCTCTTCGTGAGGCACCCAGTGTAAGGCAGATTGATGGAGAATGGAG GTTCGATTCCAGAAATTCTGTCTTGGAGTGGTCTATAGTTCTCATTGATAACTCAAACCGCAG TGGGTCTATGGAGTTTGTTGTTCCTCCAGCCGATTCATCAGTATTTTTTCCTATTTCTGTTCGGTTTTCAGCAGCTACCACATTTAGCGACCTGAAG GTTGTTAACATTTTACCTCTTAGGGGCGGTGCTCCACCCAAATATGCTCAGAGGACACAGTTGATTGCGGAAAATTACCAAGTCGTTTGA